The DNA segment gggcacctgggtggtgcagtaggtcaagcatctgactcttgattaggctcaggttgtgatctcaggggggatgggatcaagccccgcattgggttccacactcagtgtggagtctgcttgaaattctctctccctctccctccgcccctcctgctcatgctcttctctctgtctctaaactaaataaatacatctttaaaaaaataaaataaaatgtcactaCCAGACTCAAAAACAGAAggtagaggtgcctgggtggcccagtcgttaagcgtctgccttcagctcagggcgtgatctcagagtcctgggatcaagccccacatcaggctcctctgctgggagcctgtttcttcctctcccactccccctgcttgtgttccctctctctctggctgtctctctctctgtcaaataaatacataaaatcttaaataaaaaaaaaaaaccagagggTAAAATGGTGATTACCAGGGAGTAGGAATAGGGGAGATATTGTTTAAGGGTCCAAAGTTTCAGCTAGTCAATAAATAAGTCCTTGAGATCTAGTGCCAATACATAGATAACAGTATTGTATCATAATCATTAAACTTGCTAAGggactagatcttaattattcccaccacaaaaaaagaaatgatgatgaTATGAGGTGATGGAAGTGCTAACCATTGCTACAATTGCAGTCACactacaatatataaatgtatcaaattagtATAGCATACCCCTTAAATTTACACAaggttatatgtcaaatatatttcaatagaaaatacataacaattttaagaatgaaatgtGGCTACCAGAATACTTAAAATCACAATTGCAGTGTGCAGTATATTTCTATGGACAGCGCTGCTGTGAGGTTCCCACCACGCTCAGAGCAGACCGTTCATCTGGCACTGCGATTCGCAGAGTGTGGTCCCCTCTGACCAGAAGCATCGGCATTACCTGGGGGCTTGTTAGATATGCAATTGCTCACCCCTTCCCAGCCTTATAGAATCACAGAATCAGCATCTCCAGGCGGAGGCCTGCCATCTGTGTcctaacaagccctccaggtatTTTCATTCAGTAGCTGCTGCCGTGGTGAGGCACAGAGCTAGGAGCACACTTGGCTAGTGCTTCCAGAAGTGCAAAAATCAATCTTTGCAGAGGATCAAGTTTACTACATGGCTAGGCAACTTAAAATATTAGCTTTCAtattcaaaaagttgaaaaatagatGTGAATATTGAAGCCAAACCAAGCCATTATGTCCTGGAAAAGGACTgcttggggcaggggaggggagaggtaaATAAGTAGGCTGTCATTTGGTTTAATGTAGGAGATTGAGACCTGTGGCATTATAAGCTAAGATTCATTGactttaattataaatgtttGGTTCTAAATCTGAACCCCACCCTTTGTGTTAAGGCATTATTTTCAACTCCATTTTActggtaaggaaactgaggcacagcaaggTTAATTAGCTGGTTCAAGGCCACGTCTGCTGGGGCCAGAGTGAATCTGGCTATAGGGCCTGGATTGTTAACCATTGTACTCAGTCTTGCATAGGGTCCAGGCCGGATCTCAGCTAATCTATAAAGGGGGTTATTTCTATCCTAGTTCTTCCTGGctattagaatcatctggggacaCTTACAACTGCATTCCTGCCAGGCTCCACCTACTagagattttcatttcattggtCTGACATGGTTTCAGGGGTGCTGAAGTGTTCCCCAGGGACCTTGGAAACCCCTCCCATTTGACAGAGGATGAAGATGAAGCCGGGAGACATGGGCAGGATGAGTTAGCAGTAGTAAACTCAGGCTCTATCAATTAGGCCTGGGTTCTCCAACTGCAAGATGCACAAGTCCCCTAGGTGACCTTTTTGAATGCAGGTTCTgatgcagtgggggagggggcgagcTTCTGCAGTATCCAGGCAAGGGTGAGGCTactggtccacagaccacactttaGCATTTGGACCGTGAACTACCTGGATGTCCTAACTCCTGGGGCACTTTCCTGGCCAGAAAGTGGCCTTAGGAGTCCCACTTTCCCAGCAGGGGGAGAGTAGGCCAGGATACTTAACCCAAGTGTGATTCCTTGAGATGGCAGGCTTGATGCCCTGAGCTCCAAACAAGGCCCAGTTGGCCTGGGATGAACACCTGGAGCATGGTCGAAGTTCCAGTTCCTAAGGCCTGGGGGAAATTCTGGGaacctgaaaggaaaaaaacaaaaacaaaaacaacccgcccccccccaccaagttATGGCCCTGAAGCAGGAACCCCAGTGACCCCACCCTTCTGTCCAATTGTCCTCCTCTCCCTTAAACTCAGCTTAGAGTTCTCTCCGGGCTTCTtgccccctcccactcctgtCTGAACTGTGGACAAACGAAGTGCGGGGACAGAGAGGGTCACCTTTGTCTCCCCCAAGGCGCACTGCTTTCTTGGCTGGAGGGTAGGACAGCCAGGATGCAAGCCCCTCAATGTGTCCTTTCCTCTCTACAACGCCCCCGCCGCTACCCTGACTCTCCACCCCGGTCCCGCCGTCTCCCTCCAAAGTTCCCAGTCCGAGGCGAGAAGCGGCCTTCGGATGGCCCCGGGATGAAGGTtttcctcaccaccacccctcctcccGCGGCTGGCTTGCACACCCCCGAAGAGTCCTCTCCGAGTCCCGTCCTCTTGCAGCCTCCCGCAGGAAAGGATGCCAACGGCGCGGTGCGGGAGGACGCCGAGGCCCCAGGAAGGAGGCGGCGCGGCGCCTGGAGCTCCGGAAAACCGCCACCTCACTCAGTCACGCTGTCCTCGGGAACCGGGGACGCAGCGCCTGTGCCCAGAACAGAAAACGGAGGAAGGAATAACTTCGcgttgggggtggtggtgggggcgggATTCAAGCTTTTTCTGTAAGATCTGTGTATCGCACCCTCACTCCCCAACCCACACCCAGCAGCCAGAGCCTCTCACCCGGCCTACGGGGCCATCCGGCTGGGTCCCTACACGCACATTGTCCCCGCCGGCCCCGCCAGCCCAGGTTCCGGCCCATCAAGTCGGGAAATGAGACGATCCATCAGCTGGCCCTGAATGAGTGCCCGAGGCGTCCCCCATCTGTGCGCTTCACAAAGTCACCCGGGAATAACCACGAAGCAGCCGCCACAGAGGCTCCCGACCTCCGGGTGACAGAGGTGGTGAACGTTGCTCTTGGTGGCTTTGGTGCTCTTGGCTCCAAGACTCATTTGGTTCGGCTGGGGATTCCCGAGACTGTGGGCGAGGTGGTGACTATAACCTCTATAGATCCGACTCTCTgacaactgaaagaaaaaaaaaaaatggcccgggagaattagaaacacaaagaacgtCCCGTGGAGGACACAGATTTGGTCCGGGAGACAGCACATGCGGGTGCCACCTGGGCTGCTGGGCCTGGGGGAGACCTCTGACAGCCAGACCTGGGGCGGCAGAAGGCCTGGCGGTTGCACAGGCAGAGGTAGGCTGGACATCCGCAAATttgcttttgaatttaaaaaataaccatggAGAAATATGTGAAGGTTAAtgttttttttagtgttattaCCTGggatttaatgttatttttattttgatgggaCTCTCAGGAGGGTCTCCACGGTGCTGTTCTGGATAGGACCTCCCAGAGTTCTTAGCCGGCCTTGTCCACCGAAGAGGAGATAGGCGGGGACTGGGCACCCTCTGGAGCCGCCAAAGAGCCGGTCCCGTGTCCAGCCGGCAGCCTGGACCTGCACCCAGGCGGGCTCCGCGGAAGGGGCGGTGAGAGCAGCCAGGGGCGCGGGGTTAGCCTCTGGGCCCGAGACTTGCTGCTGAGAAGCAGGCCCCCGGTTTGTCCCAGGGGACTCCCATTAAGGTAGaatcctgggcttttcttccaGTTGCAAACGGGGGTGGGGAATGCCgtcttctcccaccccctttcccgagttgattttttttttctttttttcttttgaagctgAACAATACTCTAACCTCACAACCCTGGGCCCTGTGAGTCAGTTCACCATCTCACCTTCGCCTTCCCGGTCTGGAACCTGAGGGCTCCAGGGCGGCCACCCGCCCGCCCGGCCCTCAGAGGCCGCTTCCCCCAGGGTGCGCGCCCCTCCGCTGCCTGTGCCCTTGGAGCCTTCTCTGCCGTCTCAGCTTCGATCACCTCTCAGCAGAATCCGTTCTCTGTCTGGAAAACCTCGCTCGGGTCCGCGAGCTGTCCAAGGACCGAGCTGCGGCGTGGTACCCCGTGCACCCCTAGTCCTGGAGAGCGCATCCTCTCAACTTCTGTTCTGGAAGCCAGACCGCTGGGGCACTTCGGGGGCCTTTCCCTCCGGTGTGGTTACTGAGCTGGCGGTTTggttaggaagaaaagaaaagaagcgaTGCCTCGGTAACCTggtctcctctcttcccccagtTCAGCatcctacccccctccccccgccccagccaagTCTCCCGGCTTTTCTCGGAATGGGGGAGGGACCCGAGAGGCCTGAGGATCGGAGAGTGCCCGGGTCTCACCgcccacccacctctccccaaCTCTGGGTTTGCCAAGACTTCCTGCGGCGTAGGAGCTCCGAAGAAGGTCGTGAAGGAGCCAGGGACTCGCTCTCTGCTAGggactttcttcctcctttttctagtCCTAACTACTCCGGACGcccaaacacaaaagaccccgCAGGTCCTGGCTGTAGCCGAACTTGCTCAACCCCAGCACCCTTGTAATTGATCCCCCCGTTCCCCGCTTTGGAACCGGTGTGGACCTCACCTGCAACTGGGCAGGGGGGTTCTGTCCCCTGTCTACACCAGGAGCGGCTGCGCCAAGGTGTCAGCAGTCCAACCCAAGTGCCAGGCACCaatgtctttctctggttgaggTCGTTGCGAGCTCCCGGTGCAGGCAGCTAGGCGTCCGGCAGCAGCGCTCATCTCCCTTCTCTCGGGCAGAAGCTCCCAGTCTGGAAGTCTGCAGCCTGCGCGCCCCTCGAAGATCCAAGCCCCGCGCAACCGGCCCACCTGCGTCGGTACCACCCAAAGGTAATGCCACAGGCCACAGGCCATGCGTCCTGACCAGCGCCCACTTATCCCACGTTGAGACAGTACACTTTAATAATGGAATTCCCATtaatgttttttccttaaaagaattgCGCAGATCACCTCCCAACCAGGTTCACTCATAGAAGCATTGTGCTTAGTCCTGAAAGGATCCTTCAGCAAAGGCATTTTGGTGATGAAAATGGTGAAGCTACTGCACCGATGTCATTGCAAATAACTATCATATTACTTCCTAGATTGCCATCCCAGGCACCTTCTCAGTACACTGAagacttcttcctctttccctttcttggttCCCGGAACATCTTTGCGTGATCACAAAAACAGCCACAAACATATCCCAACCTTACAACATCAGAACACCTGAGGCATTCCAGAACTCCAGCACTGCTCCAGGGAAGCTTCCCTGAGAGCACAACAAACTGGCCATCCCActctcaccctcccctcccaaaGGCAATTAACATAAATTGTCCTTAGTCTCAACACATCATCAAGTGAATAAGCAGATAAGGTCAAATAAGCAATTAAAAGAGTAGTTAACTGGGGACCAAGAACCCATGTAACACATCATAAAAGAGATTTTACAGAATTGCATTATTACAGAAGTCAGGTAGCAAAGTGTTTTAAATGAGCCACGGCTTGCCTAACCTTAGGCCCAATGAGGTAGTTGTTATTTCCTGGAGAGAAAAACTTCTTGAAGAATTTTNTCCCGACCTCCGGGTGACAGAGGTGGTGAACGTTGCTCTTGGTGGCTTTGGTGCTCTTGGCTCCAAGACTCATTTGGTTCGGCTGGGGATTCCCGAGACTGTGGGCGAGGTGGTGACTATAACCTCTATAGATCCGACTCTCTgacaactgaaagaaaaaaaaaaaatggcccgggagaattagaaacacaaagaacgtCCCGTGGAGGACACAGATTTGGTCCGGGAGACAGCACATGCGGGTGCCACCTGGGCTGCTGGGCCTGGGGGAGACCTCTGACAGCCAGACCTGGGGCGGCAGAAGGCCTGGCGGTTGCACAGGCAGAGGTAGGCTGGACATCCGCAAATttgcttttgaatttaaaaaataaccatggAGAAATATGTGAAGGTTAAtgttttttttagtgttattaCCTGggatttaatgttatttttattttgatgggaCTCTCAGGAGGGTCTCCACGGTGCTGTTCTGGATAGGACCTCCCAGAGTTCTTAGCCGGCCTTGTCCACCGAAGAGGAGATAGGCGGGGACTGGGCACCCTCTGGAGCCGCCAAAGAGCCGGTCCCGTGTCCAGCCGGCAGCCTGGACCTGCACCCAGGCGGGCTCCGCGGAAGGGGCGGTGAGAGCAGCCAGGGGCGCGGGGTTAGCCTCTGGGCCCGAGACTTGCTGCTGAGAAGCAGGCCCCCGGTTTGTCCCAGGGGACTCCCATTAAGGTAGaatcctgggcttttcttccaGTTGCAAACGGGGGTGGGGAatgccctctgctcccaccccctttcccgagttgatttttttttctttttttcttttgaagctgAACAATACTCTAACCTCACAACCCTGGGCCCTGTGAGTCAGTTCACCATCTCACCTTCGCCTTCCCGGTCTGGAACCTGAGGGCTCCAGGGCGGCCACCCGCCCGCCCGGCCCTCAGAGGCCGCTTCCCCCAGGGTGCGCGCCCCTCCGCTGCCTGTGCCCTTGGAGCCTTCTCTGCCGTCTCAGCTTCGATCACCTCTCAGCAGAATCCGTTCTCTGTCTGGAAAACCTCGCTCGGGTCCGCGAGCTGTCCAAGGACCGAGCTGCGGCGTGGTACCCCGTGCACCCCTAGTCCTGGAGAGCGCATCCTCTCAACTTCTGTTCTGGAAGCCAGACCGCTGGGGCACTTCGGGGGCCTTTCCCTCCGGTGTGGTTACTGAGCTGGCGGTTTggttaggaagaaaagaaaagaagcgaTGCCTCGGTAACCTggtctcctctcttcccccagtTCAGCatcctacccccctccccccgccccagccaagTCTCCCGGCTTTTCTCGGAATGGGGGAGGGACCCGAGAGGCCTGAGGATCGGAGAGTGCCCGGGTCTCACCgcccacccacctctccccaaCTCTGGGTTTGCCAAGACTTCCTGCGGCGTAGGAGCTCCGAAGAAGGTCGTGAAGGAGCCAGGGACTCGCTCTCTGCTAGggactttcttcctcctttttctagtCCTAACTACTCTGGACGcccaaacacaaaagacccctCAGGTCCTGGCTGTAGCCGAACTTGCTCAACCCCAGCACCCTTGTAATTGATCCCCCCGTTCCCCGCTTTGGAACCGGTGTGGACCTCACCTGCAACTGGGCAGGGGGTTTCTGTCCCCTGTCTACACCAGGAGCGGCTGCGCCAAGGTGTCAGCAGTCCAACCCAAGTGCCAGGCGCCaatgtctttctctggttgaggTCGTTTCGAGCTCCGGGTGCAGGCAGCTAGGCGTCCGGCAGCAGCGCTCATCTCCCTTCTCTCGGGCAGAAGCTCCCAGTCTGGAAGTCTGCAGCCTGCGCGCCCCTCGAAGCTCCAAGCCCCGCGCAACCGGCCCACCTGCGTCGGTACCACCCAAAGGTAATGCCACAGGCCACAGGCCATGCGTCCTGACCAGCGCCCACTTATCCCACGTTGAGACAGTACACTTTAATAATGGAATTCCCATtaatgttttttccttaaaagaattgCGCAGATCACCTCCCAACCAGGTTCACTCGTAGAAGCATTGTGCTTAGTCCTGAAAGGATCCTTCAGCAAAGGCATTTTGGTGATGAAAATGGTGAAGCTACTGCACCGATGTCATTGCAAATAACTATCATATTACTTCCTAGATTGCCATCCCAGGCACCTTCGCAGTACACTGAagacttcttcctctttccctttcttggttCCCGGAACATCTTTGCGTGATCACAAAAACAGCCACAAACATATCCCAACCTTACAACATCAGAACACCTGAGGCATTCCAGAACTCCAGCACTGCTCCAGGGAAGCTTCCCTGAGAGCACAACAAACTGCCCAGCCCActctcaccctcccctcccaaaGGCAATTAACATAAATTGTCCTTAGTCTCAACACATCATCAAGTGAATAAGCAGATAAGGTCAAATAAGCAATTAAAAGAGTAGTTAACTGGGGACCAAGAACCCATGTAACACATCATAAAAGAGATTTTACAGAATTGCATTATTACAGAAGTCAGGTAGCAAAGTGTTTTAAATGAGCCACGGCTTGCCTAACCTTAGGCCCAATGAGGTAGTTGTTATTTCCTGGAGAGAAAAACttcttgaagaattttaaaaaattctcagttgACTCTTGTCTTTTGCAGAAAATTTCCCTGCCCCCAAGTTAAGATTTCCTCACTGCTAGGAAAGCAGAGAGGACTGCCCTCGAAAGCCTAAAAGCTTATAGGTTGGAGCTTACTGGTAACTAACTtaaaacaggtttaaaaataCCTAATGACTGCCTCATTTGCTAGTGAACTGTTCAGGAATGATtaccaggatgcctgggtggcgcagtccttaagcatctgccttccgctcagctcagggcgtgatcccagagatcgagccccacatcaggctcctccactaggagcctgcttcttcctctcccactccccctgtttgtgttccctctctcactgtctgtctctgtcaaataaataaataaaatctttaaaaaaaaaaaaggaattattaccAGGCCCTACCATCTTCTTATTCAGTGTTTGTTTCGTGGACTTTGTCCCCCGTATTCTCTCCTATGTGAAGGCATTTATTCTAAATGAACCCATAAAAGGACATTTCCTAAGGACTTAGCATGAACATACTTTGCCAATGAAAGGGCCATTATTCTGGTGCCTTGCCCCCTCCACTGGTTACCCTCATTGCAGAAACAGCTCTTGCTCCATTAAAGTAGGTGCATTTGAGACCAATGAGATGAAAGGATGAGGAAAATTTTGCCAAGGTCATGCAAGCTGAGTGCATCAGAGGCTCAAACttaattttctgattctttc comes from the Ailuropoda melanoleuca isolate Jingjing chromosome 13, ASM200744v2, whole genome shotgun sequence genome and includes:
- the LOC117795751 gene encoding uncharacterized protein LOC117795751 codes for the protein MEKYVKPALSTEEEIGGDWAPSGAAKEPVPCPAGSLDLHPGGLRGRGGLQGGHPPARPSEAASPRVRAPPLPVPLEPSLPSQLRSPLSRIRSLSGKPRSGPRAVQGPSCGVVPRAPLVLESASSQLLFWKPDRWGTSGAFPSGVVTELAVWLGRKEKKRCLGAAAPRCQQSNPSARHQCLSLVEVVASSRCRQLGVRQQRSSPFSRAEAPSLEVCSLRAPRRSKPRATGPPASVPPKATRCIFRSQDSGDVISTPPNNCTW